A genomic window from Candidatus Edwardsbacteria bacterium includes:
- the ruvA gene encoding Holliday junction branch migration protein RuvA: MYHHIKGTLVHKYPAEAVIDAGGVGYQISISLNTFDKLPETGNQAKLLTYLHVKEDIMQLFGFASEKERKVFKILIGVSGIGPKLALTVLSHMAPEDLEQAVANQDMTMLTAISGVGKKTAERLLVELKGKIAEAVVEGLPTIRGQGAGTSDPVIEALMTLGLNYAEAKNAVEKAKAKLGDKAPVEQLIREALKGK; encoded by the coding sequence ATGTATCATCACATCAAAGGAACATTGGTCCATAAATACCCGGCCGAGGCGGTGATAGACGCCGGGGGGGTGGGGTATCAGATAAGCATCTCGCTGAATACCTTTGATAAACTGCCCGAGACCGGCAACCAGGCCAAACTGCTGACCTACCTGCATGTCAAGGAGGACATCATGCAGTTGTTCGGCTTTGCCAGCGAGAAGGAGCGCAAGGTCTTCAAAATTCTGATCGGGGTCTCCGGCATCGGGCCCAAGCTGGCGCTGACGGTGCTGTCGCACATGGCCCCGGAGGACCTGGAACAGGCGGTGGCCAACCAGGATATGACCATGCTGACCGCTATCTCCGGGGTAGGCAAGAAGACCGCCGAGAGACTACTGGTGGAGTTGAAGGGCAAGATCGCCGAAGCGGTGGTGGAGGGATTGCCGACTATCAGGGGACAGGGGGCAGGTACCAGTGACCCGGTGATCGAGGCCTTGATGACTTTGGGATTGAATTACGCCGAGGCCAAGAATGCGGTGGAGAAGGCCAAGGCCAAACTGGGTGACAAGGCTCCGGTGGAGCAGTTGATACGGGAAGCGCTTAAGGGAAAATGA
- a CDS encoding patatin-like phospholipase family protein has translation MSEKPKIGLALSGGVGYCMTHIGVLQALENAGIRPDIIAGTSGGALIGALYASGIRLDRIEEIAKSIKWNKLMGPHFLFQGLGSSKPIEDLMDDLLGRGRRFADLNIKLLVSAVDLISEQKIIFPENESQTISMPVRASCSLPLVFSPVRDGERLLVDGGMLVPLPVRELKEHGAGFVIAADFKVARDEPKNMFDVALRTLRIANQERVEASARAADIMVESHIGGGSRWDLAAAVDLIKVGRMETEDMLAKNGEKIKTIKDV, from the coding sequence ATGTCTGAAAAACCAAAGATCGGCCTGGCCCTCTCCGGCGGAGTGGGCTACTGCATGACCCACATAGGTGTATTGCAGGCTCTGGAGAACGCCGGCATCCGGCCGGATATCATCGCCGGGACCTCGGGCGGGGCCCTGATCGGCGCCCTGTACGCCTCGGGCATCCGGCTGGACCGGATAGAGGAGATCGCCAAATCCATCAAGTGGAACAAGCTGATGGGGCCGCATTTCCTTTTCCAGGGTCTGGGCTCATCCAAACCGATCGAAGACCTGATGGATGACCTGCTGGGCAGGGGCCGTCGCTTCGCCGACCTCAACATCAAGCTGCTGGTCTCGGCGGTGGACCTGATCAGCGAGCAGAAGATCATCTTCCCCGAGAACGAATCCCAGACCATCTCCATGCCGGTCCGGGCCTCCTGCAGCCTGCCGCTGGTATTTTCCCCGGTCAGGGATGGAGAACGGCTGCTGGTTGACGGCGGGATGCTGGTGCCCCTGCCGGTGCGGGAGCTTAAGGAGCATGGCGCCGGGTTTGTGATCGCGGCCGATTTCAAAGTGGCCCGCGACGAGCCCAAGAATATGTTCGACGTGGCCCTGCGCACCCTGCGGATCGCCAACCAGGAAAGGGTCGAGGCCTCGGCCAGGGCCGCCGACATCATGGTGGAAAGCCATATCGGCGGGGGAAGCCGGTGGGACCTGGCTGCTGCGGTGGACCTGATCAAGGTGGGGCGGATGGAAACAGAGGATATGCTGGCCAAGAACGGCGAAAAGATCAAAACCATCAAGGATGTCTGA
- a CDS encoding patatin-like phospholipase family protein encodes MNDKPKIGLALAGGVGYCLAHIGVLKALEEENVKVDVLSGTSGGALIGALYASGIGADRLEEIAKTISWSQLMSPTMIFRNKGLVSSEPIENLVEELIGKNRRFSELKLPLSVATVDLISGDEIMFPNSPDDLIAPAVRASCSVPVVFAPVKIGKWLLSDGGIKDPLPVKPLKKYHPQLMIGVAFVTGKYEPTNLFEIGVRSMMLANDKILEVYEQELDVLIKCQTGEISSWDLKTAVQLIDVGYEAARQNIDKLKGCCDNKKINLG; translated from the coding sequence ATGAATGACAAACCGAAGATCGGCCTGGCTTTGGCCGGAGGGGTGGGCTACTGCCTGGCCCATATCGGCGTGCTGAAGGCCCTGGAGGAGGAGAACGTCAAAGTCGACGTGTTGTCCGGGACCTCGGGCGGAGCCCTGATCGGGGCCCTGTATGCCTCGGGGATAGGCGCCGACCGGCTGGAGGAGATCGCCAAAACCATCTCTTGGAGCCAGCTGATGAGCCCCACCATGATATTCCGCAACAAGGGGCTGGTCTCCTCGGAGCCGATAGAGAATTTAGTGGAGGAGCTGATCGGCAAGAACCGTCGCTTCAGCGAGCTGAAGCTTCCCCTCTCGGTGGCCACCGTGGACCTGATCTCGGGGGACGAGATAATGTTCCCCAACAGCCCCGACGATCTTATAGCTCCGGCGGTACGGGCCTCCTGCTCGGTGCCGGTGGTGTTCGCCCCGGTGAAGATAGGCAAATGGCTGCTGTCGGACGGCGGGATCAAGGACCCCCTGCCGGTCAAGCCGCTGAAAAAATACCATCCCCAGTTGATGATCGGGGTGGCCTTTGTTACCGGGAAGTACGAGCCCACCAATCTTTTCGAGATCGGGGTCCGCTCCATGATGCTGGCCAACGACAAGATCCTGGAGGTCTACGAGCAGGAGCTGGATGTGCTGATAAAATGCCAGACCGGCGAGATATCCAGCTGGGACCTTAAAACCGCCGTCCAGCTGATCGACGTGGGCTACGAAGCCGCCCGGCAGAACATCGACAAGCTGAAA
- the ruvB gene encoding Holliday junction branch migration DNA helicase RuvB, which produces MTDKITIPDVLEGDLEFDSSVRPVSFDEFVGQNKIKDNLKIFIQAAQGRGEAIDHMLFCGPPGLGKTTLAHIIAKEMGVQIKATTGPVLERPADLAGILTNLGEHDVLFIDEIHRINRMVEEYIYPAMEDYCIDIMIDKGPSARSVRLNLPKFTLIGATTRAGLLTAPMRARFGMINRLDYYTHDDLEQIILRSAKIFNVSIDSGGAREIAQRSRGTPRVANRLLRRVRDFAQVECDGNVTAAIAQRSLLRLEVDEVGLDDMDKRILEAIIKKFNGGPVGLNTLAVAVGEESDTVEEVYEPYLIQEGFLMRTPRGREATERAYKHLGLSSGKKQTEML; this is translated from the coding sequence ATGACAGATAAAATAACCATACCCGATGTCCTGGAGGGCGATCTTGAGTTCGATTCCTCGGTCCGGCCGGTAAGCTTCGACGAGTTCGTGGGGCAGAACAAGATCAAGGACAACCTCAAGATATTTATCCAGGCCGCCCAGGGCCGGGGCGAGGCCATAGACCACATGCTGTTCTGCGGGCCGCCGGGGCTGGGCAAGACCACCCTGGCCCATATCATCGCCAAGGAAATGGGGGTGCAGATCAAGGCCACCACCGGCCCGGTGCTGGAGCGCCCGGCCGACCTGGCCGGGATCCTGACCAACCTGGGCGAACACGACGTGCTGTTCATCGACGAGATCCACCGCATCAACCGGATGGTAGAGGAATATATCTACCCGGCCATGGAGGATTACTGCATAGACATCATGATAGACAAGGGCCCCAGCGCCCGCTCGGTGCGGCTGAACCTGCCGAAATTCACACTGATCGGGGCCACCACCCGGGCCGGCCTTTTAACCGCGCCCATGCGGGCCCGTTTCGGCATGATCAACCGGCTGGATTATTACACCCATGACGATCTGGAGCAGATCATCCTTCGCTCGGCCAAGATATTCAATGTCAGCATAGATTCCGGCGGGGCCAGGGAGATAGCCCAGCGCTCCCGGGGAACTCCCCGGGTGGCCAACCGCCTGCTGCGCCGGGTGCGCGATTTCGCCCAGGTGGAGTGCGACGGCAACGTTACTGCGGCCATCGCCCAGAGATCATTATTACGCTTGGAAGTGGACGAGGTGGGGCTGGACGACATGGACAAGAGGATACTGGAGGCCATCATCAAGAAATTCAACGGCGGGCCGGTGGGCCTGAACACCCTGGCGGTGGCGGTGGGCGAGGAGTCCGACACGGTGGAGGAGGTCTACGAACCGTATCTGATACAGGAAGGATTTTTGATGAGAACCCCGCGGGGCCGGGAGGCCACCGAGAGGGCGTACAAACATTTGGGACTAAGTTCGGGGAAGAAGCAGACGGAGATGCTTTAG